One Primulina huaijiensis isolate GDHJ02 chromosome 5, ASM1229523v2, whole genome shotgun sequence DNA segment encodes these proteins:
- the LOC140976484 gene encoding phosphoglycerate mutase-like protein 4, whose product MAYDSINDGSKYAEIIVIRHGETGWNVDGRLQGQLDVDLNETGRLQAFLVAERLSKEPKISAVYSSDLKRASYTAQLIAKKCGVHQVNKDPKLRERHVGVLQGVIARETAISHPEAHKAFVSTRRDQEIPGGGESLNQLYDRSTSALQRIANKHQGERVVVVSHDVAIRALHRKVSPHGKPIGKVINTSLNVFLVSDKGEWIVKTWGDVNHLLNNTAGFILE is encoded by the exons ATCGTAATTCGCCATGGCGAAACTGGATGGAATGTAGATGGAAGACTCCAG GGGCAATTGGATGTGGACTTGAATGAGACTGGGAGACTGCAAGCCTTTCTG GTGGCTGAGCGGCTTTCAAAGGAGCCGAAAATCTCTGCTGTATATTCTTCTGACTTGAAAAGAGCTTCCTACACTGCCCAGTTAATAGCCAAAAAATGTGGGGTGCAccag gtAAATAAAGATCCAAAGTTGCGGGAAAGACACGTTGGGGTCCTCCAAGGTGTCATCGCTCGTGAAACAGCCATTTCTCATCCCGAGGCCCACAAAGCTTTTGTCTCTACCCGAAGAGATCAAGAGATTCCA GGTGGTGGAGAGAGTTTGAATCAACTCTATGACCGTAGCACATCCGCATTGCAAAGGATTGCAAATAAACACCAAG GTGAAAGGGTGGTTGTGGTGTCTCATGATGTTGCCATAAGAGCACTTCACAGGAAGGTTTCTCCACATGGGAAGCCAATTGGGAAGGTTATAAACACTTCTCTCAATGTTTTTCTCGTATCCGATAAGGGCGAATGGATCGTTAAAACTTGGGGCGACGTGAACCACCTCTTGAACAATACCGCGGGATTCATCCTCGAATAA